In a single window of the Pseudodesulfovibrio profundus genome:
- a CDS encoding terminase large subunit domain-containing protein: MAVTDKERKLAATLSDPVLWGQAYLYNRDGSGRDYWPHQVEDLRCPAKNIIHLDGRDVGKSIVLSTDALHYAFTTRGGQGLIAAPHQGHLDTIIEEIEFQLDSNPDLMNSIALTKYGKPKIHRKPYFRLEFTNGSVLYFRPAGAYGDAFRSLHVGRIWVDEGAWLTERAWKALRQCLKAGGTLRIYSTPNGLRDTTYYRLTSSEQFHVFRWPSWLNPLWTEDREAELLEFYGGRDSSGWQHEVAGEHGKPSYGAFNVEQFNLCRQELLEYQKIVITDSEMRDCDTEEAAHDRLEMLLNLTPRSGQFWVGGDLGYTNDPTEIVVFQEMEIGERTLLKMILRVHLEHVSYPHIAQIIALLERYYTPAGIGVDNGGNGLSVVQELLTLDKYKGLELEGRLKGYDFGGMTRLAVRDGKEIKKRTKELMTSLINGALQRKQVIFPSDDLEVEDQFTTHTYTLRDGKIIYSKGNDHIIDAVRCAMLIREEGNLDPVGEEVVSLKPVLTNPVFI; the protein is encoded by the coding sequence ATGGCGGTAACCGACAAGGAGCGCAAACTTGCGGCGACCCTGAGCGATCCCGTGTTGTGGGGGCAAGCCTACCTCTACAACCGGGATGGCTCAGGCCGCGACTACTGGCCGCATCAGGTGGAGGACCTGCGCTGCCCGGCCAAGAACATCATCCACCTCGACGGACGGGACGTGGGTAAGTCCATCGTGCTCTCGACCGACGCGCTCCATTACGCTTTCACCACCCGGGGCGGTCAGGGCCTCATCGCGGCTCCGCACCAGGGGCACCTCGACACCATCATCGAGGAGATCGAGTTCCAGCTCGACAGCAACCCGGATCTGATGAACAGCATCGCTCTGACCAAGTACGGCAAGCCAAAGATCCACCGCAAACCCTATTTCCGGCTGGAGTTCACCAACGGTTCGGTGCTCTATTTCCGCCCGGCCGGGGCCTATGGTGACGCCTTCCGGTCCCTGCATGTTGGTCGTATCTGGGTTGATGAAGGAGCCTGGCTGACCGAACGGGCCTGGAAGGCGCTGCGCCAGTGCCTCAAGGCCGGGGGGACGCTACGCATCTACTCAACGCCCAACGGCCTGCGCGACACCACCTATTACCGGCTCACCTCATCGGAGCAGTTCCATGTGTTCCGCTGGCCGTCCTGGCTCAACCCTTTGTGGACCGAGGATCGCGAGGCCGAACTGCTGGAGTTCTACGGCGGCCGCGACAGTTCCGGTTGGCAGCACGAGGTGGCCGGTGAACACGGCAAGCCCTCCTATGGGGCCTTCAATGTCGAGCAGTTCAACCTCTGTCGGCAGGAACTGCTGGAGTACCAGAAGATCGTCATCACCGATTCCGAAATGCGCGACTGCGACACCGAGGAAGCGGCCCATGACCGTCTGGAGATGCTGCTCAACCTCACGCCCCGCAGCGGACAGTTCTGGGTTGGCGGCGACCTGGGCTACACCAACGATCCCACCGAGATCGTCGTATTCCAGGAGATGGAGATCGGCGAGCGGACGCTGCTGAAGATGATCCTGCGTGTGCATCTCGAACACGTTTCCTATCCGCACATCGCCCAGATCATCGCGCTGCTGGAGCGGTACTACACCCCGGCGGGCATCGGCGTGGACAACGGCGGCAACGGCCTATCGGTGGTCCAGGAGCTGCTCACCCTGGACAAGTACAAGGGGCTTGAGTTGGAAGGCAGGCTCAAAGGATACGACTTCGGTGGTATGACCCGGCTGGCGGTGCGGGACGGTAAGGAAATCAAGAAGCGGACCAAGGAGCTGATGACCAGCCTCATCAACGGAGCCCTGCAGCGCAAGCAGGTCATTTTCCCCTCGGACGACCTGGAAGTGGAAGACCAGTTCACCACCCACACCTACACCCTGCGGGACGGCAAGATCATCTATTCCAAGGGGAACGACCACATCATCGACGCGGTCCGCTGTGCCATGCTGATCCGGGAAGAAGGCAACCTCGACCCGGTCGGCGAAGAGGTGGTTTCGCTCAAGCCGGTCCTCACCAATCCGGTCTTCATCTGA
- a CDS encoding phage portal protein family protein, with product MESTAHQDEQPESLDTTGFVIAPLAAAAALDSAAFAKVNAAEAIPATWEERARKAWEYYVEEPLVKNCVNSWRTFAVGDEIKITSDDENLKEQALEAAWRLNITQFIKDMVLQLLVKGDAIGFKRFTKSGQDIEELVCVNPVSVKVKYAQGELIEARQFPEDTPGGGESIPLPVEQVVHLKWDAPAFSPRGNSLVLPAFQAIELLRDYRRAEQAIAKRWATPFRLLKVGGAFGQKMVMPDQRMLEQVRDMVNKMDMKSGLVVPFYVNVETHGTDGQVLNVEDKVKEVKEDIVVALGLSRSLVTGDGPNFATASVSMQKMMVMIREIKQAARKLLDWVFDDWMELNGHGDKSIQFIFNDLDPSDAVDFKKLLIELYDRKLISRSSLQLKMDLDPDIEAANRETERKQIDLMDEKQVKPVVDMVVSGILSVPRARKMLGIPAEDDEPTAEAALVWSGDLESTGIAAVCDECSHFIADTNHCRVHNSERTFDAPACRFIDRREPR from the coding sequence GTGGAAAGTACCGCCCATCAGGACGAACAACCCGAAAGCCTGGACACCACCGGCTTTGTCATCGCGCCGCTGGCCGCAGCGGCAGCGCTCGACTCGGCCGCCTTCGCCAAGGTGAACGCCGCCGAAGCGATTCCTGCCACCTGGGAAGAACGCGCCCGCAAGGCCTGGGAATACTACGTCGAGGAGCCGCTGGTGAAGAACTGCGTCAACTCCTGGCGCACCTTTGCCGTGGGCGACGAGATCAAGATCACCAGCGATGACGAGAACCTCAAGGAGCAGGCTCTGGAGGCCGCCTGGCGGTTGAACATCACGCAATTCATCAAGGACATGGTTCTTCAGCTCCTGGTGAAAGGTGATGCCATCGGCTTCAAACGCTTCACCAAGTCCGGCCAGGACATCGAGGAACTGGTCTGCGTCAACCCGGTTTCGGTCAAGGTTAAATACGCCCAGGGCGAACTGATCGAGGCCCGGCAATTTCCCGAGGACACCCCCGGCGGCGGGGAATCCATTCCGCTGCCCGTCGAACAGGTGGTCCACCTCAAATGGGATGCTCCAGCCTTCTCGCCCCGGGGCAACTCCCTCGTGCTTCCCGCCTTTCAAGCCATCGAACTGCTGCGCGACTACCGCCGGGCCGAACAGGCCATCGCCAAGCGCTGGGCCACGCCGTTCCGCCTGCTCAAGGTGGGCGGCGCGTTCGGCCAGAAGATGGTGATGCCGGACCAGCGGATGCTCGAACAGGTCCGCGACATGGTCAACAAGATGGACATGAAAAGCGGCCTGGTGGTCCCGTTCTACGTCAATGTCGAAACCCACGGCACCGATGGTCAGGTCCTCAACGTCGAGGACAAGGTCAAGGAGGTGAAGGAAGACATCGTGGTGGCCCTGGGTCTGTCACGCTCGCTGGTGACCGGCGACGGCCCGAATTTCGCCACCGCCTCGGTGAGCATGCAGAAGATGATGGTCATGATCCGCGAGATCAAACAGGCCGCACGCAAGCTCCTCGACTGGGTGTTCGACGACTGGATGGAGCTGAACGGCCATGGCGACAAGAGCATCCAGTTCATCTTCAACGACCTCGACCCCAGCGATGCGGTCGATTTCAAGAAGCTCCTCATCGAACTCTACGACCGCAAGCTCATCAGCCGCTCCAGCCTTCAGCTCAAGATGGACCTGGACCCGGACATCGAGGCCGCCAACCGCGAGACCGAACGTAAGCAGATCGACCTGATGGACGAGAAGCAGGTGAAGCCGGTGGTGGATATGGTCGTCTCCGGCATCCTCAGCGTACCTCGCGCCCGCAAGATGCTCGGGATTCCGGCCGAGGACGATGAACCCACGGCGGAGGCGGCATTGGTCTGGTCAGGCGACCTGGAGTCCACCGGCATTGCTGCCGTGTGCGACGAGTGCAGCCACTTCATTGCTGACACCAACCACTGCCGGGTTCACAACAGCGAGCGCACCTTCGACGCCCCGGCCTGTCGTTTCATCGACCGCCGGGAGCCCCGTTGA
- a CDS encoding minor capsid protein, whose translation MPSDLKQRIQAATLKSLTARNRYNDQVTAQLTQALKQAEDEVARAILQYRSLGSLPDNKLAALKGLEKLQLELDDTMKRLKREQTLVFRKTTKDSFKLGIQQGIGELADAALPFYADLKPEGIDKLATKVFTIVDTNALDFMAQYNLTLAGDVHRELADGIKRTILNGVATGKGADDIVRDMGKVIVDKDSFRQAGSRVFSKAQYRMEMIARTEVLRAHNMGRLKFHERVGIQKLEWLAMEDERMCPVCGGLDGKTFPIDKFPQQPAHPHCRCTNIVAWPMTVCGSEMAAKAAAQSSQGDACILPPHVLEGMADAQAKENAKLKSAFENGDIADLGSLTVKQLQTLAKQNGVAIARTKADFIKLLDLAEPGIDHGDLAGAALSAKIKEHKIGLLRTKEELVELLGLKQAELKQAKLLAAQMAKIPPAEGLEGMTAQQLKEMAKENGISLNMTKQETIELLDKLEPGVDHSGLMGKELAAAKQKHGIGILKNKQQLVEALQKKAGADMAESVKKKAVDEAKQKLILKQKTALEDAAKAVVVPDTPTGYKDFLDAIAKAEQAVSGGTDLPQDLLAAHSKEIALKKQLFQDQVGKLKSTELKTLAKETKVQYWQWANKDELTTLFTETDPAKIKAVQASIDTKHAAWAEKHGGKKKTAPAKPATPKPAPQPSPIKPPEAKIGKKGAEFANVDTAWQQKGLPSKFKKTGKAAVGGAHEKEFWTDENGDKWLFKPIGRKDDEFIAFGEEAAYKIGRLIDPHSIEVRTIQLNGRTGSIQKWRTDLRDDFDFRNILPQDLTTIELEQIQREHVVDWLIANHDGHSKQFIRARDGRVYGIDKGQAFKFLGQDKLSLDYHPNGVCGEEEPFYNKVFRAAKEGKVRVDPNATFRYIQEVEKIADEDYLDLLRPYAEGRFSKDPAGLRHFYDLALERKHNLRRDFEGYYADVLGDRGFRFDELSAATGKKKLLSSAEEALVEEARKLGWQGKTLPFDSGDVEDQNALIFTESFKGKKRTVVKMKIRPDTDRRIDEVLRRYVQTAAGEKGQPLVEDSFFPTILDAVKNVNFHVGDGKYNRTKIDKALRLRKKLETLQKSADPKVKEMADHYLKWVKEIEESVDWDRATNGVFEQYLPKLDAQKPKEKPPFKVERGKVTHTKRRIGSGTITVEADDIDNRTLFNHNSRMQDGHQYTVTFEDGTRVRYRPWSDTNLYAQRGELEMILDGDATPGRVEAMLEKLEQLGIDTRVATAENAEQMYLEKLAYIRKTDKSADYKRLQKSLDDRNASTTERVQALRGYWQKELGVQDITQLSGYNPLGEYQAGFLDRDAKGGYRHQFRFDITEDDLEKQMKGYSLVHDLTNGESMSGFIDLIMENNGAMVSTVEKMRMGVAPGGMSPVADMQTGGASYFFTRIKKQPASDASPALYFKKQMLRRMDAISYDHDAYGKVIDDYVQRNRGASIGDWKRFSQRHGNETIFKYSVTLLDNIEFIVARNDNERREIIQSFTRRGIKKLPDGRKVEDIVHTSQSWSKRKQ comes from the coding sequence ATGCCGTCGGACCTTAAGCAGCGCATCCAGGCGGCCACCCTGAAAAGCCTGACGGCCCGCAACCGCTACAACGACCAGGTCACGGCCCAACTCACCCAGGCCCTGAAACAGGCCGAAGACGAGGTCGCCCGCGCCATCCTCCAGTACCGCTCCCTCGGCTCCCTGCCGGACAACAAGCTCGCCGCCCTCAAGGGGCTGGAAAAGCTCCAGCTCGAACTCGACGACACCATGAAGCGGCTCAAGCGGGAGCAGACCCTGGTCTTTCGCAAGACGACCAAGGACTCCTTCAAGCTCGGTATCCAGCAGGGAATCGGAGAACTCGCCGACGCGGCGCTGCCGTTCTACGCCGACCTCAAACCCGAAGGCATCGACAAGCTGGCCACCAAGGTGTTCACCATCGTCGACACCAATGCGCTCGACTTCATGGCGCAGTACAACCTTACCCTTGCCGGTGACGTCCACCGCGAGCTCGCAGACGGCATCAAGCGCACCATCCTGAACGGCGTCGCCACGGGCAAGGGGGCCGACGACATTGTCCGGGACATGGGCAAGGTGATCGTCGACAAGGACTCCTTTCGTCAGGCCGGAAGCCGGGTGTTCAGCAAGGCGCAGTACCGCATGGAGATGATCGCCCGCACCGAGGTCCTCCGCGCCCACAACATGGGCAGGCTCAAGTTCCACGAGCGGGTCGGCATCCAGAAGCTGGAATGGCTGGCTATGGAGGACGAGCGCATGTGCCCGGTCTGCGGCGGCCTGGACGGCAAGACCTTTCCCATCGACAAGTTCCCCCAGCAACCCGCGCATCCGCACTGCCGCTGCACCAACATCGTGGCCTGGCCGATGACCGTCTGCGGCAGCGAGATGGCCGCCAAGGCAGCCGCTCAGTCATCGCAGGGAGACGCCTGCATTCTCCCGCCCCACGTGCTGGAAGGCATGGCCGACGCCCAGGCCAAGGAGAACGCCAAGCTCAAGAGCGCCTTTGAAAACGGCGACATCGCCGACCTCGGTTCGCTGACGGTCAAACAGCTTCAGACCCTGGCGAAACAAAACGGTGTGGCCATCGCCCGGACCAAGGCCGATTTCATCAAGCTGCTCGACCTGGCCGAACCCGGGATCGATCACGGCGACCTGGCCGGAGCGGCGCTCAGCGCCAAGATCAAGGAACACAAGATCGGCCTGCTGCGGACCAAGGAAGAACTGGTCGAGTTGCTCGGACTGAAGCAGGCGGAACTCAAACAGGCCAAGCTGCTCGCCGCCCAGATGGCGAAGATCCCTCCCGCCGAGGGGCTGGAGGGCATGACCGCTCAGCAACTCAAGGAGATGGCAAAGGAGAACGGCATCTCCCTCAACATGACCAAACAGGAGACCATCGAGCTGCTGGACAAGCTGGAGCCCGGCGTGGACCACAGCGGCCTGATGGGCAAGGAACTCGCGGCGGCCAAACAGAAGCACGGCATCGGCATCCTCAAGAACAAGCAGCAGCTCGTTGAGGCGCTGCAGAAGAAGGCCGGTGCCGACATGGCCGAGTCGGTCAAGAAAAAGGCAGTCGACGAGGCCAAACAAAAGCTGATCCTGAAACAGAAAACGGCCCTCGAAGACGCCGCCAAGGCCGTGGTCGTTCCCGACACGCCGACCGGCTACAAGGATTTCCTCGACGCGATTGCCAAGGCGGAACAGGCGGTTTCCGGCGGCACCGATCTACCCCAGGATCTGCTGGCGGCCCACAGCAAGGAAATCGCCCTCAAGAAACAGCTCTTCCAGGACCAGGTCGGCAAGCTGAAATCGACAGAGCTCAAGACACTCGCCAAGGAGACCAAGGTTCAGTATTGGCAGTGGGCCAACAAAGACGAGCTGACCACGCTCTTCACCGAGACCGACCCCGCGAAAATCAAGGCGGTTCAGGCCAGCATCGACACCAAGCACGCAGCCTGGGCCGAAAAACATGGCGGCAAGAAGAAAACCGCACCGGCCAAGCCCGCCACGCCGAAACCAGCTCCACAACCGAGTCCGATCAAGCCACCCGAGGCCAAGATCGGCAAGAAAGGCGCGGAGTTCGCCAATGTCGATACCGCATGGCAGCAGAAAGGTCTGCCGTCAAAATTCAAGAAAACCGGCAAGGCCGCTGTCGGCGGCGCACACGAAAAGGAGTTCTGGACCGATGAGAACGGCGACAAATGGCTGTTCAAGCCCATTGGCCGCAAGGACGATGAGTTCATCGCCTTCGGAGAGGAAGCCGCCTACAAAATCGGCCGCCTGATCGACCCCCATTCCATCGAGGTGCGCACCATCCAATTGAACGGACGCACCGGTTCCATCCAGAAATGGCGCACCGATCTGCGGGACGACTTCGATTTTCGCAACATCCTGCCCCAGGATCTGACCACCATCGAACTGGAGCAGATCCAGCGCGAGCATGTGGTCGACTGGCTGATCGCCAATCACGACGGACATTCCAAGCAGTTCATCCGCGCCCGGGACGGTCGCGTCTACGGCATCGACAAAGGCCAGGCATTCAAGTTTCTGGGCCAGGACAAGCTCTCGCTCGACTATCACCCCAACGGCGTCTGCGGCGAGGAAGAGCCGTTTTACAACAAGGTCTTCCGGGCGGCCAAGGAAGGGAAGGTACGGGTCGATCCGAACGCGACCTTTCGCTACATCCAGGAAGTCGAAAAGATCGCCGACGAGGATTACCTCGATCTGCTGCGGCCCTACGCCGAGGGACGGTTTTCCAAGGACCCGGCCGGGCTGCGGCATTTCTACGATCTGGCCCTGGAGCGGAAACACAATCTCCGGCGGGACTTCGAGGGCTATTACGCCGATGTGCTGGGGGATCGGGGCTTCCGTTTCGACGAGCTGAGCGCCGCCACCGGCAAGAAAAAGCTGCTCTCCTCCGCCGAGGAAGCCCTGGTCGAGGAGGCCCGCAAACTCGGCTGGCAGGGCAAGACGCTGCCCTTCGACAGTGGCGATGTGGAGGACCAGAACGCGCTGATCTTCACCGAGAGCTTCAAGGGGAAGAAGCGCACCGTGGTCAAGATGAAGATCCGGCCGGACACGGACCGCCGCATCGACGAGGTGCTACGCAGGTATGTGCAGACGGCGGCCGGGGAAAAGGGACAACCACTGGTCGAAGACAGCTTCTTTCCGACGATTCTGGACGCCGTCAAAAACGTCAATTTCCACGTGGGCGACGGCAAGTACAACCGGACCAAGATCGACAAGGCCCTGCGCCTGCGCAAGAAACTGGAGACCCTGCAAAAGAGCGCCGACCCCAAGGTCAAGGAGATGGCGGACCACTATCTGAAATGGGTCAAGGAGATCGAAGAATCCGTCGACTGGGATCGGGCCACCAACGGCGTTTTCGAGCAGTATCTACCCAAGCTCGACGCGCAGAAACCCAAGGAGAAACCGCCGTTCAAGGTGGAACGCGGCAAGGTGACCCACACCAAGCGCAGGATCGGTTCCGGCACCATTACCGTCGAGGCCGACGACATCGACAACCGGACGCTGTTCAATCACAACTCCCGCATGCAGGACGGACACCAGTACACCGTCACCTTCGAGGACGGCACCCGGGTCCGCTATCGCCCCTGGTCGGACACCAACCTCTATGCCCAGCGCGGCGAGCTGGAAATGATCCTGGATGGCGACGCCACCCCCGGACGGGTCGAGGCGATGCTGGAAAAGCTCGAACAGCTTGGGATCGATACCCGGGTGGCCACGGCGGAAAACGCGGAGCAGATGTACCTCGAAAAGCTCGCCTACATCCGCAAGACCGACAAGAGCGCCGACTACAAACGACTGCAGAAATCCCTCGACGACCGCAACGCCAGCACCACCGAGCGGGTCCAGGCCCTGCGCGGCTATTGGCAAAAGGAACTGGGCGTCCAGGACATCACCCAGCTTTCCGGATACAACCCGCTGGGCGAATATCAGGCGGGCTTTCTGGACCGCGACGCCAAGGGCGGATACCGGCACCAGTTCCGGTTCGATATCACCGAGGATGACCTGGAAAAACAGATGAAGGGCTATTCGCTGGTCCACGATCTGACCAACGGCGAGAGCATGTCCGGCTTCATCGACTTGATCATGGAGAACAACGGAGCCATGGTCAGCACGGTCGAGAAGATGCGCATGGGCGTGGCTCCGGGCGGAATGTCCCCGGTGGCCGACATGCAGACCGGCGGCGCGAGCTATTTCTTCACCCGAATCAAGAAGCAACCAGCGAGTGATGCCTCACCGGCCCTCTACTTCAAGAAACAGATGCTGCGGCGCATGGACGCCATCAGCTACGACCACGACGCCTACGGCAAAGTGATCGACGACTACGTGCAGCGCAACCGGGGGGCCAGCATCGGCGACTGGAAGCGGTTCTCGCAGCGCCATGGCAACGAGACCATCTTCAAATACTCGGTGACGCTGCTGGATAACATCGAGTTCATCGTGGCCAGAAACGACAACGAACGCCGGGAGATCATCCAGAGTTTCACCCGGCGTGGCATCAAGAAACTGCCCGACGGGCGCAAGGTGGAGGACATCGTCCATACCTCGCAAAGCTGGAGCAAACGCAAACAATGA
- a CDS encoding DNA adenine methylase has product MELFATDLERLAFLLEADAALTLDPDTLGSEAAEQSAPEELPPEKRPKYITNYIGSKQKLVDWIWKHTPEGTGTVLDAFSGSAVVAYMYKTKGLQVIANDRLRYCHHAAKAIIENNSVRLSEDEIEALLADNAKAGSFVQDNFKGIFFAKGVHALIDTIRANCDKLSGFKKDIALFGLGKTCMSGKGGFGHFSSSTDYGRRQDTPDEFKDRLRKNLQRINALVFDNDKENKAYRQDINDLLPKAKADLAYFDPPYATEFSTTNYERAYHFVEGLMTYWEGLEIKADTKVKYYETDHKTVTKANANEFFQTFLGNAKQIPHWLISYRDHAYPNEQEMKRIIGSFGKQSRMKSKDHHYAITSKHGEASNAKERLFVCAPGAKASAEREEKPVPMAAAANFHTSIPVDIRLGEGERLATEAMDVGSAGDPQFSFVLCRTGTNKNGDHFTAEELSGRHMTAVNKKVDLQHSQEFNDIVGGIVAADYLEDDNGGRVECVGELYVHDTPAARLAYKLMKRGIISQVSMECDYQEGECSVCHKRFQNKADYCTHLRKFKGRDFNGQPVFEILHGVTFTGLGLLDRKGADENARILQVASLQSQPDQSQPEGDSTMEDKTKPTDDPAVEAAKKKPAQQEGDPARVSDLEKENRQLKAQVAELQKRVQELEAEQKAAACRSRAKKLLTRLEKQGLSFASDEDREAELKRLAELSDEAFAATEAAYERLPKSAKADKDKEEKPADSDHGGKPAAKASTETPLRSDAGVRPHDVDDRKVSLEDRLRDGFMAAYRNRVGEDSPEHSQINA; this is encoded by the coding sequence ATGGAACTGTTCGCCACAGACCTGGAAAGGCTGGCGTTTCTACTGGAGGCCGATGCGGCGCTGACTCTCGATCCCGACACGCTCGGGTCCGAGGCCGCCGAACAGTCCGCTCCTGAAGAGCTCCCTCCCGAGAAGCGCCCCAAGTACATCACCAACTACATCGGCAGTAAGCAGAAGCTCGTCGACTGGATCTGGAAGCATACCCCGGAGGGCACTGGCACGGTGCTGGATGCCTTTTCGGGGTCTGCGGTCGTGGCCTACATGTACAAGACCAAGGGCCTCCAGGTCATCGCCAACGACCGGCTCCGCTACTGCCACCATGCCGCCAAGGCGATCATCGAGAACAACTCGGTTCGCCTGAGCGAGGACGAGATCGAGGCACTCCTGGCCGACAACGCCAAGGCGGGCAGCTTCGTTCAGGACAACTTCAAGGGCATTTTCTTCGCCAAGGGCGTCCATGCGCTGATCGACACCATCCGCGCCAACTGCGACAAGCTCTCCGGGTTCAAGAAAGACATCGCCCTGTTCGGCCTCGGCAAAACCTGCATGAGCGGCAAGGGTGGCTTCGGCCACTTCTCGTCGTCCACCGATTATGGCCGCCGCCAGGACACCCCCGACGAGTTCAAGGATCGCTTGCGCAAGAACCTGCAGCGTATCAACGCCCTGGTTTTCGACAACGACAAGGAGAACAAGGCATACCGGCAGGACATCAACGACCTGCTGCCGAAAGCCAAGGCGGATCTGGCCTACTTCGATCCGCCCTACGCCACCGAGTTTTCGACCACCAACTACGAGCGGGCCTACCACTTCGTGGAGGGGCTCATGACCTATTGGGAAGGGCTCGAAATCAAGGCCGACACCAAGGTCAAGTATTACGAGACCGACCACAAGACCGTCACCAAGGCCAACGCCAACGAGTTCTTCCAGACCTTTCTCGGCAACGCCAAGCAAATCCCGCACTGGCTGATTTCCTACCGCGATCACGCCTATCCCAACGAGCAGGAGATGAAGCGGATCATCGGCTCCTTCGGCAAGCAGAGCCGGATGAAGTCCAAGGATCACCACTACGCCATCACCTCCAAGCACGGCGAGGCTTCCAACGCCAAGGAGCGTCTGTTCGTCTGCGCTCCCGGGGCCAAGGCCAGCGCCGAGCGGGAGGAGAAACCCGTTCCGATGGCCGCCGCCGCGAACTTCCACACCAGCATTCCCGTGGACATCCGGCTGGGCGAAGGCGAACGCCTCGCGACCGAGGCCATGGATGTCGGTTCGGCGGGCGACCCCCAGTTCAGCTTCGTGCTCTGCCGCACCGGCACCAACAAGAACGGCGACCACTTCACCGCCGAAGAGTTGTCCGGTCGGCACATGACGGCCGTGAACAAGAAGGTCGATCTGCAGCATTCGCAGGAGTTCAACGACATCGTCGGCGGCATCGTCGCCGCCGACTACCTGGAGGACGACAACGGCGGCCGCGTGGAATGCGTCGGCGAGCTGTACGTCCACGACACCCCGGCCGCCCGGCTGGCCTACAAGCTGATGAAGCGCGGGATCATCTCCCAGGTCTCCATGGAATGCGACTACCAGGAGGGCGAATGCTCGGTCTGCCACAAGCGCTTCCAGAACAAGGCCGACTACTGCACCCACCTACGCAAATTCAAGGGCCGTGATTTCAACGGCCAACCCGTTTTCGAGATTCTGCACGGCGTCACTTTCACCGGACTGGGACTGCTCGACCGCAAAGGCGCGGACGAGAACGCCAGGATTCTGCAGGTGGCGTCCCTTCAGAGCCAGCCCGACCAATCCCAACCCGAAGGAGATTCCACGATGGAAGACAAAACCAAACCTACCGATGACCCGGCCGTCGAAGCGGCCAAGAAGAAACCGGCCCAACAGGAAGGCGATCCTGCCCGCGTTTCCGACCTGGAAAAGGAAAACCGGCAGCTCAAGGCCCAGGTGGCCGAGCTGCAGAAACGCGTCCAGGAACTGGAAGCCGAACAAAAGGCGGCCGCTTGCCGCTCCCGCGCCAAGAAACTGCTCACCCGGCTGGAGAAGCAGGGGCTCTCCTTTGCATCCGATGAGGACCGGGAAGCCGAGCTGAAACGCCTGGCCGAACTGTCCGACGAAGCCTTCGCCGCCACCGAGGCCGCTTACGAGCGCCTGCCCAAATCGGCCAAGGCGGACAAGGACAAGGAAGAGAAACCCGCCGACAGCGACCACGGCGGCAAGCCCGCCGCCAAGGCATCGACGGAAACCCCGCTACGCAGCGACGCCGGTGTTCGGCCCCACGATGTGGACGACCGCAAGGTGTCGCTCGAGGACCGTCTGCGCGACGGGTTCATGGCCGCTTACCGCAACCGTGTCGGCGAGGACTCTCCCGAACACTCGCAAATCAACGCATAA
- a CDS encoding HK97-fold major capsid protein: MKTNQLKIHSQEYMETMARLMSEALESPEGMRALAAAIAAPIEQEIKRKEISSLLLTKHTLPKGERPVYQKKPTVKAHWISKDGDAQEQEVGKDEVEFPTNRIHSNPMVDVSVLKNGNIGTLMDIQTSAADAIRKEMDRRTISVLSSAIPAANTIEVTGDLLTEEALNEAISIIEDLELSVKYIVMRGRRFNDMRGWNLDPQTKLELRQKGVIKNYGTGGILLTASMPLDEIIIVPDEEVGKMPVRENLKTESIDQKTRFKTGWLVWSEIGQGITRPDIMAKVKLVP; the protein is encoded by the coding sequence ATGAAAACCAATCAGTTGAAGATCCATTCCCAGGAATACATGGAAACCATGGCGCGGCTCATGAGCGAGGCTCTCGAGTCGCCCGAAGGCATGCGGGCGCTTGCCGCCGCCATCGCCGCGCCCATCGAACAAGAGATCAAGCGCAAGGAGATCTCCTCGCTGCTGCTCACCAAGCACACGTTGCCCAAGGGCGAACGTCCGGTCTACCAGAAGAAACCGACCGTCAAAGCCCACTGGATCAGCAAGGACGGCGACGCCCAGGAGCAGGAGGTGGGCAAGGACGAGGTCGAGTTCCCCACCAACCGCATCCACTCCAACCCGATGGTGGACGTTTCCGTCCTCAAAAACGGCAACATCGGCACGCTGATGGACATTCAGACCAGCGCCGCCGACGCCATCCGCAAGGAGATGGACCGACGCACCATCTCGGTGCTTTCCTCGGCCATCCCGGCGGCCAACACCATCGAGGTCACCGGCGACCTGCTCACCGAGGAGGCACTGAACGAGGCCATCTCGATCATCGAGGACCTGGAGCTGTCGGTGAAGTACATCGTCATGCGCGGCCGCCGTTTCAACGACATGCGTGGCTGGAACCTCGATCCCCAGACCAAGCTCGAGCTGCGCCAGAAGGGTGTCATCAAGAACTACGGCACCGGCGGCATTCTGTTGACCGCCTCCATGCCGCTGGACGAGATCATCATCGTCCCGGATGAAGAGGTCGGAAAGATGCCGGTGCGCGAAAACCTGAAGACGGAGTCCATCGATCAGAAGACCCGCTTCAAGACCGGCTGGCTGGTGTGGTCCGAGATCGGTCAAGGAATTACCCGGCCCGACATCATGGCCAAGGTCAAACTGGTTCCGTAA